The proteins below are encoded in one region of Poecile atricapillus isolate bPoeAtr1 chromosome 33, bPoeAtr1.hap1, whole genome shotgun sequence:
- the LOC131590310 gene encoding feather keratin 4-like, protein MASTQLSCATPCEPKCPQPLASSTNEPCVVTCGDSRVIIYPPPVVVTFPGPILTTYPQQTVVGASEPSEVALGESPAALPAEVTARLEAAGDKVAAPVLARPEPRCAPKYSYTYSSQWTHPCNSYRSGKRWTY, encoded by the coding sequence ATGGCTTCCACCCAGCTGtcctgtgccaccccctgcGAGCCCAAGTGTCCCCAGCCTCTGGCCAGCAGCACCAACGAGCCCTGCGTGGTGACCTGCGGCGACTCGCGGGTCATCATCTACCCCCCGCCCGTGGTGGTCACCTTCCCCGGGCCCATCCTCACCACGTACCCGCAGCAAACCGTGGTGGGAGCCTCGGAGCCCTCGGAGGTGGCCCTGGGCGAGTCCCCTGCGGCTCTGCCAGCCGAGGTCACGGCCAGGCTGGAGGCGGCGGGGGACAAAGTGGCAGCGCCGGTGCTGGCCCGTCCCGAGCCGCGCTGCGCCCCCAAATATTCCTACACCTACTCCTCGCAATGGACTCATCCCTGCAATTCCTACCGCTCCGGGAAGCGCTGGACGTACTGA